The Gemmatimonadales bacterium genome includes a region encoding these proteins:
- a CDS encoding DUF1611 domain-containing protein, with translation MLDPRYLIIAEGAFGPETSKTANSAVRYLPERIVGVLDSAAGGRTCQEVLGFGGGIPVVRTIDEGFALGPSAVLIGIAPAGGRLPPEWRAWILASIDRGLDVWSGLHTYLTDDAELAARAASKGVTLKDLRKPPPKLPVSDGRAKGVSALVVLSVGSDCNVGKMTAQLQLVRGLEARGLRTRFAATGQTGILIAGWGIAVDAVVADFIGGAAEQLVLEAANGADVVLVEGQGSLIHPGYSGVTLGLLHGSCPKAMVLCHQSSREFIGDYSGRTPWLRIPPLSELVRIYESAAAPVQPSKVVAIALNTYDLSDAEARAAVARAAADTGLPATDPVRFDAAPLVDAIAAFARSLPSA, from the coding sequence ATGCTCGACCCCAGGTACCTGATCATCGCCGAAGGCGCCTTCGGCCCTGAGACGTCGAAGACCGCCAACTCCGCCGTGCGCTATCTCCCGGAGCGCATCGTCGGAGTTCTGGACAGCGCGGCCGGCGGCCGCACCTGTCAGGAGGTGCTCGGGTTCGGCGGCGGGATCCCTGTAGTGCGGACCATCGACGAAGGGTTCGCCCTCGGCCCCTCGGCGGTCCTGATCGGGATCGCGCCGGCCGGCGGCCGGCTGCCGCCGGAGTGGCGGGCGTGGATCCTCGCCTCCATCGACCGGGGGCTGGACGTCTGGAGCGGTCTCCACACCTATCTCACCGACGACGCCGAGCTCGCGGCGCGGGCCGCCTCGAAGGGCGTGACGCTTAAGGACCTGCGCAAACCGCCGCCGAAGCTCCCGGTGTCCGACGGCAGGGCCAAGGGGGTGAGCGCGCTCGTCGTCCTGTCGGTGGGAAGCGACTGCAACGTCGGGAAGATGACCGCGCAGCTCCAACTGGTGCGCGGGCTCGAGGCGCGGGGGCTCCGGACGCGCTTCGCGGCCACCGGGCAGACGGGCATCCTGATAGCAGGATGGGGAATCGCGGTGGACGCGGTGGTCGCCGACTTCATCGGGGGCGCGGCTGAACAGCTGGTCCTCGAAGCCGCGAACGGAGCGGACGTGGTGCTGGTCGAGGGCCAGGGGAGCCTCATTCACCCGGGCTACTCGGGCGTGACGCTCGGTCTGCTCCATGGCTCGTGCCCGAAGGCGATGGTGCTCTGCCATCAGAGTTCGCGCGAGTTCATCGGCGACTACAGCGGCCGCACACCGTGGCTGCGGATCCCTCCCTTGAGTGAATTGGTGCGCATCTACGAGTCCGCGGCGGCGCCGGTCCAACCATCCAAGGTGGTCGCCATCGCGCTCAACACGTACGACCTCTCGGACGCCGAGGCGAGGGCCGCGGTGGCGCGCGCCGCGGCCGACACGGGTCTTCCGGCGACCGATCCCGTTCGCTTCGATGCGGCGCCGCTGGTTGACGCGATCGCAGCATTCGCGAGGAGCCTGCCCTCCGCGTAA